One Pseudomonas rhizophila DNA window includes the following coding sequences:
- a CDS encoding neuraminidase-like domain-containing protein, with amino-acid sequence MTLNTLSDLLEKRRTALIEYSLGHVEKSGQNPPYNFLRTPADLFELLRLDPLDSYPVQSSWVAEATSCAQQFIHAAYRKLEPGYADTEFDKRDLATWELYNNYPDWSALQMIALYPENFINPFVRQRKTSLFKTLENNLNQAHLNSDSVQVALQEYLQTFEQTCNLDVLSSYMDSVSPARADYYFVGRQRVPPYQYFWRKAEVELSPTCPAINPAAWSEWLPVDTPTGVTILDIRPVFWSGRLCLVWAEWQYKVESVDEDDVSLPHRLDIKVAFMAQNGRWSAPLSLHSSVHDDDLSQGARLIATVWADPYNPKGKLGVFLTSAEDSLKVFAVRDVLFRPVSWDDGGWLEHAALKRFVTAETVQHPLMNQPTMVTSVERTGSLTPYLSLQAVVFRDASTDMDKLFVQGYCRPTGLTGEATFDLTLQNSADDPPPISGSFPLAGGWSTEWQEFQRESGSWPEPTTFSFGHTATTGGYGRNKFELTIINVTKFAPVSLLKNSLDAAQFLSLNQPELTLKYARLNSLFGPELVQRSNISVEAVLDWDTQFLPEPPPESQTISEPNGAFDGANGLFFWELFFHLPHLVATRLRTEDRFLEAQKWLHYLFDPQAPADPANDPQYPNPKPKYWRCRPLNSNGNLGCETQAPTDPDAIGYSAPRHFQILVFSEYVKNLLAWGDWYYRQLTRDSLVAAKLCYVQAEFLMGKAPAVRTVNRWETDTVDSLMNKSRSRPALEQFEQSLAFSLADFPAAAEAPPLLGLLANEPFKAPINEQLLALYDLPGQRLHNLRNNLTLDGKPLDTPLFSPPTDPNALLRDLAAGGVGAPRPMGGRLVVGAFRWRTTFEVALRAVQALQDHGAQVLRLLEQRDQAEQQELQQNHLVELGSYAQTVQEQNITQLQASRTALQQSRAVAEERATAYEHLYNENVSKVEYEVMESLQLSKILALTSASIKPAGAVIASMPNIFGLAAGGHRLEKIADAVCFGLDVASSVLQMDADKQATTESYRRRREEWLLQRNQAQAEVRALDAQITAQTHAVSAAQTTLDQTLLANNQALTVYNFIKKRASNAELYGWLLGQFKALHYQAYDAVVSLCLSAQASLSAETGDYDSQIPLPQVWLDNRHGLTAGEHLRGHLMRMEREYLQRFERRLELVKTISLRQLFDDASDPQAPNSSWASALDQLRTKGTLEFKLSQLLFDRDHPGHYCRQISSVEVDLPVLIGPYEHVRATLLQISSMTATKASLPAVKYLHDPVGNVAPSDVQINLRSGQQIALSMGLGDHGMVAMKPDDSMLNPFENTGVVSRWLLSFPRAVHEPQKSTLLSLTDIIVRIRYMARAGEPPFVRAVEDQISLTPPYSTAEGAARHE; translated from the coding sequence ATGACTCTGAACACGTTGAGTGACTTGCTCGAAAAACGCCGGACCGCCCTGATCGAATACAGCCTCGGGCACGTTGAAAAAAGTGGTCAGAATCCTCCGTACAACTTCCTGCGGACCCCGGCGGACCTGTTCGAACTGCTGCGCCTGGATCCCCTGGACAGTTACCCGGTGCAAAGCTCCTGGGTCGCCGAAGCGACCAGTTGCGCCCAGCAGTTCATCCACGCCGCCTACCGCAAACTGGAACCCGGCTATGCCGACACCGAGTTCGACAAGCGGGACCTGGCCACCTGGGAGCTCTACAACAACTACCCGGATTGGTCGGCGCTGCAAATGATCGCGCTGTACCCGGAAAACTTCATCAACCCCTTCGTGCGGCAGCGCAAGACCAGCCTGTTCAAGACCCTTGAAAACAACCTCAACCAGGCACACTTGAACAGTGATTCGGTGCAGGTTGCCTTGCAGGAGTACCTGCAAACGTTCGAGCAAACCTGCAACCTGGACGTGCTCAGCAGCTACATGGACAGCGTCTCGCCGGCCCGGGCCGACTACTACTTTGTCGGTCGCCAGCGGGTGCCGCCTTACCAATACTTCTGGCGCAAGGCCGAGGTCGAGCTCTCTCCCACTTGCCCGGCCATCAACCCGGCGGCCTGGAGTGAATGGCTGCCGGTGGACACGCCCACGGGCGTGACGATACTGGATATCCGCCCGGTGTTCTGGAGCGGACGGCTGTGCCTGGTGTGGGCCGAATGGCAGTACAAGGTCGAAAGCGTGGACGAGGACGACGTAAGCCTGCCGCACCGGCTGGACATCAAAGTGGCGTTCATGGCCCAGAATGGCCGATGGTCGGCGCCGCTGAGCCTGCACAGCAGCGTGCATGACGACGACCTTTCCCAAGGCGCCCGGTTGATTGCGACGGTGTGGGCCGACCCCTACAACCCCAAGGGCAAGCTGGGCGTTTTTTTGACCAGCGCTGAGGACTCCCTCAAGGTGTTTGCGGTGCGTGACGTGCTGTTCCGCCCCGTGTCCTGGGACGATGGCGGCTGGCTGGAACACGCGGCGCTCAAGCGATTTGTCACGGCTGAGACGGTGCAACATCCGCTGATGAATCAGCCGACCATGGTCACCTCCGTGGAGAGGACGGGCAGTTTGACACCGTACCTGAGCCTGCAGGCGGTGGTGTTTCGCGACGCCAGCACCGACATGGACAAGCTGTTTGTGCAGGGCTATTGCAGGCCAACGGGTTTGACCGGAGAGGCCACCTTTGACCTGACGTTGCAAAATTCGGCCGACGACCCTCCACCCATTTCGGGAAGTTTTCCCTTGGCCGGTGGCTGGAGTACCGAATGGCAGGAGTTTCAGCGTGAGAGTGGCTCATGGCCGGAGCCAACAACGTTTTCGTTCGGGCATACCGCAACCACGGGTGGATATGGCCGAAATAAATTCGAACTGACCATCATCAACGTCACGAAGTTTGCCCCTGTCTCACTGCTCAAGAACAGCCTCGATGCAGCGCAGTTTCTCTCCCTCAACCAACCCGAGCTGACCCTTAAGTACGCCCGCCTGAATTCGCTGTTCGGCCCCGAGCTGGTGCAGCGCTCGAATATCTCCGTCGAGGCGGTGCTGGATTGGGACACGCAGTTTCTGCCGGAGCCGCCCCCGGAAAGCCAAACGATCAGCGAGCCGAACGGAGCCTTCGACGGCGCTAACGGTCTGTTTTTCTGGGAGCTGTTTTTCCACCTGCCGCATCTGGTGGCCACACGTTTGCGCACCGAGGACCGCTTCCTGGAAGCGCAGAAATGGTTGCATTACCTGTTCGACCCGCAAGCGCCGGCCGACCCGGCCAACGACCCTCAGTACCCGAATCCCAAACCGAAGTATTGGCGCTGCCGCCCTTTGAATAGCAACGGCAACCTGGGCTGTGAAACCCAGGCGCCCACCGACCCTGACGCCATCGGCTATTCGGCGCCCCGGCACTTTCAGATTCTGGTGTTCTCGGAGTACGTCAAGAACTTGCTGGCCTGGGGCGACTGGTATTACCGCCAGCTCACCCGTGACAGCCTGGTGGCGGCCAAGCTGTGTTACGTGCAGGCCGAATTTCTGATGGGCAAGGCACCGGCGGTGCGCACGGTCAACCGCTGGGAAACCGACACGGTAGACAGCTTGATGAACAAAAGCAGGTCGCGACCGGCACTTGAGCAGTTCGAGCAAAGCCTGGCGTTCAGCCTCGCGGATTTCCCCGCGGCCGCCGAAGCGCCGCCGCTGCTGGGGCTGTTGGCCAACGAGCCTTTCAAGGCTCCGATCAATGAGCAGTTGCTCGCGCTGTACGACTTGCCCGGCCAGCGCCTGCATAACCTGCGCAACAACCTCACCCTGGACGGCAAGCCACTGGACACACCGCTATTCAGCCCACCCACCGATCCCAACGCGTTGTTGCGCGACCTGGCGGCCGGTGGTGTCGGTGCGCCAAGGCCCATGGGCGGTCGGTTGGTGGTGGGGGCTTTCCGCTGGCGCACGACGTTCGAGGTGGCATTGCGCGCCGTGCAGGCGCTCCAGGATCACGGCGCCCAGGTGCTGCGTCTGCTTGAACAACGGGACCAGGCCGAGCAGCAGGAACTGCAACAGAACCATCTGGTGGAACTGGGCAGCTACGCCCAGACGGTGCAGGAACAGAACATCACTCAGCTCCAGGCGAGCAGGACTGCGCTGCAGCAAAGCCGGGCGGTGGCAGAGGAACGGGCAACCGCTTATGAGCATCTCTACAACGAAAACGTGTCGAAGGTCGAATACGAGGTCATGGAGAGCTTGCAGCTTTCCAAAATCCTGGCATTGACCTCGGCAAGCATCAAACCCGCGGGCGCCGTGATTGCCTCGATGCCCAATATTTTTGGTTTGGCCGCCGGTGGGCATCGTCTCGAGAAAATAGCCGACGCGGTTTGTTTCGGTCTGGATGTTGCTTCGTCGGTGTTGCAAATGGACGCGGACAAACAGGCCACCACCGAAAGTTACCGGCGTCGCCGTGAAGAATGGCTACTGCAACGTAATCAGGCGCAGGCGGAGGTGCGTGCGCTCGATGCGCAAATCACCGCTCAGACCCACGCGGTGAGCGCCGCTCAAACCACGCTGGATCAAACCCTGCTGGCCAACAACCAGGCCTTGACGGTGTACAACTTCATCAAAAAGCGCGCGTCCAATGCCGAGCTGTATGGCTGGCTGCTGGGTCAGTTCAAGGCGTTGCATTACCAGGCCTACGATGCCGTCGTCAGTCTGTGCCTCAGCGCCCAGGCCTCGCTGAGTGCCGAAACCGGTGACTATGATTCGCAGATCCCCTTGCCCCAGGTCTGGCTGGACAACCGCCACGGTCTGACGGCAGGCGAACACCTGCGCGGGCATTTGATGCGCATGGAGCGCGAGTACCTGCAACGCTTTGAACGGCGGTTGGAGCTGGTCAAGACCATTTCCTTGCGCCAGTTGTTCGATGATGCGAGCGACCCGCAGGCCCCCAACAGCAGTTGGGCGAGCGCCCTGGATCAGTTGCGCACCAAGGGAACGCTGGAGTTCAAACTCTCTCAATTGCTGTTCGACCGCGACCACCCGGGGCATTACTGCCGGCAAATCAGCTCGGTCGAGGTCGACCTGCCTGTGCTGATCGGGCCCTATGAACATGTACGTGCCACCTTGCTTCAGATCAGCAGCATGACGGCTACCAAGGCATCCCTTCCAGCGGTGAAGTACTTGCATGATCCCGTGGGTAACGTGGCGCCTTCCGATGTGCAGATCAACCTGCGCAGCGGTCAGCAGATCGCCTTGTCGATGGGGCTTGGCGACCACGGCATGGTGGCGATGAAACCCGATGACAGCATGCTCAACCCCTTCGAAAACACCGGGGTGGTTTCACGCTGGCTGTTGAGTTTTCCAAGGGCGGTCCATGAGCCGCAGAAGAGCACGCTGCTGTCGTTGACGGACATCATCGTGCGCATCCGTTACATGGCCAGGGCCGGCGAGCCACCGTTCGTGCGAGCCGTCGAAGATCAGATCAGCCTGACTCCCCCCTACTCAACCGCCGAAGGAGCAGCTCGCCATGAATAA